The following coding sequences lie in one Takifugu flavidus isolate HTHZ2018 chromosome 4, ASM371156v2, whole genome shotgun sequence genomic window:
- the wnk2 gene encoding serine/threonine-protein kinase WNK2 isoform X2, protein MDSVDDSRKDPQLGSAFSSAPNLDADINANERRFVYENGTDHNVNIQNAALRGASDPSAYPNYHGLVRQRFIRRRFVDSEEQSVEMPECVTSSPVLNIDLRTIVDRSRTRVRLGLGETSSMESQVGLKDSATESLSADEEKGDRREQKAEVVSSDVTGKAGSDENEEEPGMKAVSTSPGGRFLKFDIELGRGSFKTVYKGLDTDTWVEVAWCELQERKLSKAERQRFKEEAEMLKALQHPNIVRFYDFWESPLKGKKCIVLVTELMTSGTLKTYLKRFKVMKPKVLRSWCRQILKGLHFLHTRTPPIIHRDLKCDNIFITGPTGSVKIGDLGLATLKRTSFAKSVIGTPEFMAPEMYEEHYDESVDVYAFGMCMLEMATSEYPYSECQNAAQIYRKVTSGVKPASYSKVSDPEIKEIIGECICHRWEERYSIKDLLNHAFFAEDTGVRVELNEEDDGKKSSIALKLWVEEPKKLKGKYKDSGAIEFSFDLLTEVPEVVAQEMVESGFFLDCDIKILGKSIRDRVALIKWRRERKVLSGNSEAPEKKTHHDLLRVPGGAALQPAKVTSECEDQEMGQQSLLCRVPTTTSTTSDSSISAAVQLDEFSNQQNGNYQTHPEPLPAVRVIYSPPALVEPQMPQGLNQPLTAPAPEGNYTQASTQSQEGVHQQTAARLQPGTYQQADAQKQPYQSQTHHYSHPLVGNTPLSRSPACVRHGSASLVEMLKYGKLSQTETRSPRSSPCLLQDVASQNSTNHANYPSYHSHLTKPFPSCTLPPNQRLSHDSRTRLMSPPHPLTLQRPTELCLSAPSSPPSRQHCETCRSVLLNNAPRTGRPRGNTCIPAFSSSSQLASVSRPHSSTSPNLVRSPPSHHSCSPSPTSNTQTNFVNSPSSQAPPLWSLYDSGDLNLLNQRLHHILNYRTSSPNLCAYNPGSSQGDIGSCASTIHDNRHRSQSMNVPLFFSPSQDRRSLSPCDTEGRPSPLTLSAPATPAANVHQMKQTAQSFPAGAPTLQPPFTGQQINEQCHFQPAVVWPQPSPADALASHLSPPEISAGFCATSPLLSLQISAQFHTTSPPFATAGDSKPPPFRRTPLPHNYNSSCPSAFNSNYSPSPHHPSLPVTPHPTFPPTPALSTPLHVPCVHLPITPLAVARSLTGPPQQGAPHISQPNLCTFHITHPRTLSQVQSTSYPAPHPEQELAEPVQVTPPQGNYGEIPILAPVQPVLPTLPTGPWGSKLDADANASGVGFLAPPTDVAPVRSPVSVSVPAQIQTPVPVSAQAAAVPDPSSSSLINARTGIPVVPIPGQALAKVAFEPPKLSSTTSDTPSTISDTKAVGQSAAASVPAPVQSQVQPVAAQCPSGPAGIQATPPECASWTTSHQQLESAPASISLHHEPCIEDVFQDKPVCIPSYTYDSLNSDVASGKETSDGYESLPSGGKGDGKPRKHHRKSARTRSRQEKTSKPKLSMLNVCNTGDKMVECRLETHNHKMVTFKFDLDGDAPEEIATYMVDNGFILLLEKEIFIDQLKDIVDKAEDVLNEDIEGERNSTLTCSSQQGQISDGLVGESHQCGLPQPVYQQNVLHTGKRWFIICPVEETPTSSQEIPSDSTATQSPSSSAATQPADSGTSRPAASRAEEGSSSTMSGGSGGFTYDVYGFCSPPIMSNVDPLLLAVLSPPVSAPPTLQSVSSAESPGNLLQPSVHQAQPVKAQTLPPSSPHTSLPLDESEGSPLGSISHIHTTQQMSSVTCPVSLADEVPCCPLVMPLSLDVSGSQGGSPLTPLPVQDTGMPKDPLVVSYAPATRSERPQQPVVLHQPFSSVGGAKVPSLPQSPAPSQHVAGPGESDGEGRLGRGSFVDSTIKTLDEKLRNLLYQEYAPMYPSGSAAETPGSGTEYIQSPPGPESATGGSGNSTPGPMGEGRFRTGEQLPQIPERMDSLSTLSDSAVCASLSRRHVPHSASCSGTRGRFKIIAVPPEVANRRDVKQRSWSSAASTPHPGGHSTEHVQIEAMATSSTIGRFSVVSAEDDITQRTRCSRYSAPPDFYLDTPPSMAKRGSVSHTLTSPSVPTDITVHGRSLSSDSGAESSPVKLAPATPSKRTRTERRGSDLMKRAVAFLRRSGRSSSLQSSDSPGRHGGMYGSAYASSDNDSEIEDSDMKRELQRLREKHLREISELQAHQRGEVELLYRRLGKAPPQGLGLSPVSPHTCPRKRSNKHKLKPSKLLSPLVQQFKNVKTRSSDSSRSSAAPAGEPTVSLNGSPAKGSFHTHSRARSCTTHLPSTTSGPVQTQQPCSLKGSLSSDNIYAGLQGDVTGTQPGQGWSNYPQTSERVTYKSSSKPRARFLRSTLKRLCLGKERGSRSGAGPGAFGQPTQPPGSATPSSHQPVMGLAQAQANNSNNKTGVYSGASSSVSEYSLPEDLHRLMEDWAQEILIVTQRPRSNSLSISRQELWDQVVPQTHRRLTGDSEASSLAALGPQACALPLLQHDHFGSTVAAIPSSGPQPCFQPPSAVTAAAFRALSSPLSVTQGHRFLPSLPAQHLAFPTQDAASYQPGNRKTRTL, encoded by the exons ATGGATTCAGTGGACGATTCGAGGAAAGATCCACAGCTGGGATCCGCGTTTTCATCGGCGCCCAATTTAGACGCGGACATTAACGCCAACGAGCGCAGGTTTGTGTACGAGAACGGCACAGACCACAATGTCAACATCCAGAACGCAGCCCTGCGGGGGGCGAGTGACCCCAGCGCCTACCCGAACTATCACGGGCTCGTGCGCCAGAGGTTCATCCGGCGACGTTTTGTGGACTCCGAGGAGCAGTCGGTGGAGATGCCGGAGTGTGTCACTAGCAGCCCGGTGCTCAACATCGATTTACGGACCATCGTCGACCGCAGCCGCACGCGGGTCCGACTCGGCCTGGGGGAGACCTCCAGCATGGAGAGCCAGGTGGGGCTGAAGGACAGCGCCACCGAGAGCCTGAGCGCCGACGAGGAGAAAGGGGATAGAAGAGAGCAGAAGGCAGAGGTCGTGTCCTCGGACGTCACAGGTAAAGCAGGAAGCGACGAAAACGAAGAGGAGCCAGGGATGAAGGCCGTGTCCACATCACCCGGGGGACGCTTCCTTAAGTTCGATATTGAACTGGGAAGGGGATCCTTCAAGACCGTCTATAAAGGCCTGGACACGGACACCTGGGTGGAAGTTGCTTGGTGCGAACTCCAG GAGCGGAAACTGTCCAAGGCAGAGAGGCAGCGGTTCAAAGAAGAAGCCGAGATGCTGAAAGCGCTGCAGCACCCCAATATCGTGCGATTTTACGACTTTTGGGAGTCGCCGCTGAAGGGGAAGAAGTGCATCGTTCTGGTTACGGAGCTCATGACCTCAGGGACGCTGAAAAC GTATCTGAAGCGTTTCAAGGTGATGAAGCCCAAAGTTCTGAGAAGCTGGTGCAGGCAGATTCTCAAAGGCCTCCACTTTCTCCACACACGGACTCCCCCGATCATCCACAGAGACCTCAAGTGTGACAACATCTTCATCACTGGTCCCACCGGTTCGGTCAAAATCGGAGACCTGGGCCTGGCGACGCTGAAGAGAACCTCATTTGCCAAAAGCGTCATTG GTACGCCAGAGTTTATGGCCCCGGAGATGTATGAGGAGCATTACGATGAGTCTGTGGACGTCTACGCGTTTGGGATGTGCATGCTTGAGATGGCCACCTCCGAGTACCCTTATTCTGAGTGTCAAAACGCTGCCCAGATCTATCGAAAAGTCACCAGT GGAGTGAAACCCGCAAGCTACAGTAAAGTCAGTGATCCAGAGATTAAAGAAATAATTGGGGAATGCATCTGTCACAGGTGGGAAGAACG GTACTCCATCAAGGACCTCTTGAATCACGCATTCTTCGCCGAGGATACAGGCGTGAGGGTGGAGCTCAATGAAGAAGATGATGGGAAGAAGTCCTCCATTGCTCTTAAGTTGTGGGTTGAAGAGCCTAAAAAGCTGAAGGGGAAGTATAAGGACTCCGGCGCCATTGAGTTTAGCTTTGACCTTCTGACCGAAGTCCCAGAGGTGGTTGCCCAGGAAATG GTAGAGTCGGGTTTTTTCCTGGACTGTGACATCAAGATACTTGGGAAGTCCATTCGGGATCGCGTGGCTCTCATCAAGTGGAGGCGGGAGCGAAAAGTCCTGTCAGGAAACAGCGAGGCACCCGAGAAGAAGACGCACCACGACCTGCTGCGGGTACCCGGCGGAGCTGCACTGCAGCCGGCAAAAGTGACCTCAGAATGCGAAGATCAGGAGATGGGGCAGCAGAGCCTTCTCTGCAGGGTGCCCACCACCACCTCTACCACAT ctgACAGCAGCATTAGCGCTGCCGTGCAATTAGATGAGTTCAGCAATCAGCAAAATGGCAACTACCAGACACACCCAGAGCCCCTTCCTGCTGTTCGGGTGATCTACAGCCCTCCCGCCCTGGTTGAGCCCCAAATGCCCCAGGGGCTCAACCAGCCACTCACAGCACCAGCCCCAGAAGGAAACTACACGCAAGCATCCACGCAGTCACAGGAGGGCGTCCACCAGCAAACTGCCGCTCGTCTCCAACCTGGCACCTACCAACAAGCAGACGCACAGAAGCAACCCTATCAGTCTCAAACG CATCACTACAGTCACCCCCTTGTAGGCAACACGCCGCTGTCTAGGAGCCCAGCATGTGTCAGGCATGGAAGTGCCTCCCTGgttgaaatgttaaaatatggGAAGCTCTCCCAAACTGAGACAAGGAGTCCACGCTCCAGTCCATGTCTGTTACAAGATGTGGCTTCACAAAACAGCACTAACCATGCAAACTACCCGTCCTACCACTCTCATCTGACTAAGCCATTTCCATCTTGCACCTTGCCCCCAAATCAACGTCTTAGTCATGACTCAAGAACACGTTTGAtgtcacctcctcatcctctgactTTACAGCGTCCCACAGAGCTGTGCTTAAGTGCCCCGAGCAGCCCGCCGTCACGGCAACACTGCGAGACTTGCAGGTCTGTTCTCCTGAACAACGCGCCGAGGACGGGCAGACCGCGGGGAAACACGTGCATTCCCgctttctcctcatcctctcagcTTGCTTCAGTCTCTAGGCCACATTCCTCCACATCTCCTAATCTGGTTAGGTCTCCTCCGTCCCACCATTCCTGCTCACCTTCTCCAACATCAAACACTCAAACAAATTTTGTGAATTCTCCGTCCTCGCAAGCTCCGCCCCTGTGGAGTTTATATGACAGTGGAGACCTCAACCTTCTCAACCAGCGTCTCCATCACATCCTCAATTACAGGACCAGTTCCCCCAACCTCTGTGCTTATAACCCAGGGAGCAGCCAAGGGGATATTGGAAGTTGTGCCTCCACAATTCATGACAATAGACACAGAAGTCAGAGCATGAATGTCCCCTTGTTCTTCAGCCCAAGTCAGGACAGGAGATCGCTGTCACCGTGTGACACTGAAGGAAGACCAAGTCCTCTG ACGCTCTCTGCTCCGGCTACACCAGCAGCTAATGTGCACCAGATGAAGCAGACTGCACAGAGTTTCCCGGCTGGAGCCCCCACCCTGCAGCCCCCCTTTACAGGCCAACAAATCAATGAGCAG TGCCATTTCCAACCAGCTGTTGTCTGGCCTCAG CCATCACCTGCTGATGCACTCGCATCCCACCTGAGTCCTCCAGAGATATCCGCCGGTTTTTGCGCTACGTCCCCGCTCCTGTCCCTGCAGATCAGCGCACAG TTTCATACCACATCACCTCCTTTCGCCACAGCGGGGGACAGCAAACCTCCCCCTTTCCGTCGAACCCCTTTGCCACATAACTACAACAGCAGCTGTCCTTCCGCATTTAACTCCAACTACTCACCTTCACCACACCACCCGTCCCTACCTGTAACTCCTCATCCCACATTCCCCCCTACGCCCGCACTCAGCACTCCTCTGCACGTGCCCTGTGTGCacctcccaatcacacctctcgcTGTGGCCAGGTCCCTTACGGGCCCGCCGCAGCAAGGCGCTCCACACATTTCCCAGCCGAACCTTTGCACTTTCCATATCACCCATCCACGAACTCTCTCCCAGGTGCAATCCACCTCATACCCTGCCCCCCACCCTGAGCAGGAACTGGCTGAGCCTGTCCAG gtgacTCCACCACAGGGGAATTATGGAGAGATTCCCATTTTGGCACCAGTCCAGCCTGTTTTGCCTACTCTCCCAACTGGCCCCTGGGGAAGTAAACTAGATGCGGACGCAAATGCATCGGGTGTCGGCTTCCTCGCACCCCCCACAGATGTAGCTCCAGTCCGCTCACCAGTCTCTGTTTCAGTCCCAGCACAAATCCAAACGCCAGTTCCAGTATCAgcacaagcagcagctgttCCCGACCCTTCGTCTTCATCCCTTATTAATGCCCGAACCGGTATCCCAGTAGTTCCAATTCCTGGACAAGCTCTTGCTAAAGTAGCTTTTGAACCTCCAAAACTCTCATCCACAACTTCAGACACACCTTCTACAATCAGTGACACCAAAGCGGTTGGTCAGTCTGCTGCCGCTTCAGTCCCAGCTCCAGTTCAGTCCCAGGTCCAACCGGTTGCGGCCCAGTGTCCATCAGGCCCAGCTGGCATTCAGGCAACACCTCCTGAATGTGCCAGCTGGACCACAAGTCATCAACAGCTTGAATCCGCGCCTGCCTCCATCAGCCTTCACCATGAACCCTGTATAGAG GATGTGTTTCAGGACAAACCAGTGTGCATTCCCAGTTATACCTACGACAG TCTCAACTCTGATGTGGCCTCAGGAAAGGAAACGAGCGACGGCTACGAAAGCCTGCCAAGTGGTGGAAAGGGGGACGGAAAACCACGGAAACATCATCGCAAGTCTGCACGCACACGTTCCCGGCAAGAAAAGACCAGCAAGCCCAAACTGAGCATGCTCAAT GTTTGCAACACTGGCGATAAAATGGTTGaatgccgactggaaactcacAACCACAAAATGGTGACATTTAAATTTGATCTGGATGGAGACGCTCCAGAGGAAATTGCTACTTACATG GTAGACAATGGATTTATCCTGCTGTTAGAGAAGGAGATCTTCATCGACCAGCTAAAGGACATTGTGGATAAAGCAGAGGATGTGCTGAATGAAGACATAGAGGGTGAAAGGAATTCCACGCTAACTTGTAGCTCGCAACAAGGCCAAATTTCTGACGGGTTGGTCGGAGAG AGTCATCAATGTGGACTCCCTCAGCCTGTCTACCAGCAAAACG tTCTTCATACAGGAAAGAGATGGTTCATAATATGTCCAGTAGAGGAGACGCCAACATCAAGCCAGGAGATCCCATCTGATAGCACGGCGACACAGTCACCGAGCAGCTCAGCTGCCACCCAGCCTGCTGACAGCGGCACGTCCAGGCCAGCTGCATCCAGAG CGGAAGAGGGTTCGTCCTCCACAATGTCCGGCGGAAGTGGAGGCTTCACTTACGATGTGTATGGATTCTGCAGCCCCCCCATAATGTCGAACGTGGACCCTCTCCTCTTAGCTGTTCTGTCCCCCCCTGTGTCCGCTCCCCCAACCCTTCAGTCAGTGTCTTCAGCTGAGTCTCCTGGCAACCTGCTGCAGCCCAGTGTCCATCAGGCCCAGCCAGTCAAAGCTCAGACTCTGCCCCCGTCTTCTCCCCATACGTCCTTGCCCCTTGATGAGTCAGAAGGGTCCCCGTTGGGCTCCATCTCTCACATTCACACAACACAGCAGATGTCCAGCGTGACGTGTCCAGTTTCTTTGGCTGATGAGGTGCCCTGTTGCCCTCTAGTCATGCCCTTGTCTCTGGATGTCAGTGGTTCTCAGGGTGGGTCTCCTCTCACTCCTCTTCCTGTACAGGATACAGGCATGCCTAAAGACCCTCTGGTGGTCTCTTATGCACCGGCAACCAGGAGTGAGCGCCCACAGCAGCCTGTGGTGCTGCACCAGCCTTTTTCCAGTGTGGGAGGAGCCAAGGTGCCCTCGCTGCCCCAGAGCCCAGCACCATCCCAGCATGTTGCAGGGCCAGGCGAGTCTGATGGTGAAGGTCGGCTGGGTCGAGGCAGCTTTGTAGACAGCACCATAAAAACGCTGGATGAGAAGCTGAGGAATTTACTGTACCAGGAATACGCCCCCATGTATCCATCAGGCAGTGCTGCAGAGACGCCCGGTTCAGGCACAGAGTACATCCAGTCTCCTCCTGGCCCAGAGAGCGCCACGGGGGGGTCTGGAAACAGCACACCCGGACCAATGGGGGAGGGACGCTTCAGGACAGGAGAACAGCTG CCTCAGATTCCAGAGAGAATGGATAGTTTGAGCACCCTGAGCGACTCTGCTGTGTGTG CTTCCCTGTCGAGAAGACATGTGCCTCATTCTGCCTCCTGCTCTGGAACAAGAGGTCGATTTAAG ATAATCGCCGTTCCTCCTGAAGTAGCCAACAGACGAGATGTGaagcagaggagctggagcagcgccGCTTCCACGCCACATCCTGGAGGTCACAGTACCGAGCACGTCCAGATAGAAGCCATGGCCACTTCCTCCACGATTGGCCGTTTCTCAGTCGTGAGCGCCGAAGATGACATTACACAGAGGACGCGCTGCAGCCGTTACTCCGCTCCCCCTGACTTCTACCTGGATACTCCTCCCTCCATGGCCAAGCGGGGGTCCGTGTCGCACACCCTGACGTCCCCCTCTGTCCCCACGGATATCACGGTGCACGGCCGTTCCCTCTCCTCGGACTCTGGTGCCGAGAGCAGCCCAGTGAAGCTGGCTCCAGCCACGCCATCCAAACGCACCCGCACGGAACGCAGAGGAAGTGACCTCATGAAAAGGGCGGTGGCCTTCCTCCGGCGCTCGGGACGCAGCAGCAGTTTACAGAGCTCCGACTCCCCGGGTAGACACGGAGGCATGTACGGGTCGGCGTACGCCAGCAGTGATAATGATTCTGAAATTGAGGATTCTGACATGAAGAGGGAGCTACAGAGACTCAGGGAGAA GCACCTGCGGGAGATTTCAGAGCTGCAGGCTCATCAGAGAGGGGAAGTGGAGCTGCTCTATCGCCGCCTCGGCAAAGCGCCTCCCCAAGGCCtgggtctctcacctgtctcaccgcACACCTGCCCCAGGAAAAGGTCAAACAAGCACAAACTGAAGCCCAGCAAGCTTCTCAGCCCCCTGGTTCAACAATTTAAGAATGTCAAAACCAGAAGCAGTGACTCCAGCAGATCCA gtgCTGCACCCGCAGGTGAGCCCACGGTGAGTTTAAACGGCTCTCCAGCCAAAGGGTCTTTCCACACTCACAGTCGGGCACGGTCATGCACCACCCACCTTCCCAGCACCACTTCAGGTCCAGTGCAAACACAGCAGCCCTGCTCCCTCAAAGGTTCTTTATCATCAGATAATATTTACGCTGGACTACAGGGGGACGTCACCGGCACACAACCTGGACAAG GCTGGTCTAATTACCCTCAAACATCTGAGAGAGTGACCTATAAATCCAGTAGCAAGCCAAGAGCTAGATTTCTCA ggTCAACTCTGAAGCGACTCTGTCTTGGCAAAGAGCGCGGCAGCA ggTCTGGAGCTGGGCCAGGGGCTTTTGGTCAACCAACGCAGCCACCTGGCAGTGCCACACCGTCTTCTCATCAGCCAGTGATGGGACTGGCTCAAGCTCAGGccaataacagcaacaacaaaacaggTGTGTACAGCGGCGCATCCAGCAGCGTCAGTGAATACAGCCTACCGGAAGATCTGCACCGGCTGATGGAGGATTGGGCCCAGGAGATTTTGATTGTCACCCAGAGGCCGCGCAGCAACTCGCTGAGCATCAGCAGGCAGGAACTTTGGGACCAGGTTgtgccacaaacacacagacgacTGACGGGCGATTCAGAG GCATCATCACTGGCAGCACTAGGTCCACAGGCCTGCGCTCTTCCCCTGTTGCAACATGACCACTTTGGCTCAACAGTGGCAGCCATCCCCTCCTCAGGGCCCCAGCCGTGTTTCCAGCCGCCGtctgctgttactgctgctgcattcagggCCCTGTCATCACCTCTCTCTGTCACCCAGGGTCACAggttccttccctcccttccagCGCAACATTTGGCCTTTCCTACCCAGGACGCTGCATCATATCAGCCGGGCAACCGCAAAACAAGGACGCTTTAA